A window of the Streptomyces sp. Ag109_O5-10 genome harbors these coding sequences:
- a CDS encoding TetR/AcrR family transcriptional regulator translates to MVPNQGERGRRRLSTAARREQLLSVGARLFSESPYGDVWIEQVAEIAGVSRGLLYHYFPTKRDFFAAVVERESERMLRMTAAEPGVPAREQLTAALDVYLDYVHTHAHGFRAFHRAEASGDQAVRRVYRQAQSAQERQILAALAADPEFGPALEQRPDIRLAVRGWLAFTTHVCLEWLRTEELTREQVRDLCARALLGVIS, encoded by the coding sequence ATGGTCCCGAACCAGGGCGAGCGAGGCCGCCGCAGACTCAGCACCGCGGCCCGTCGTGAGCAGCTCCTCTCGGTCGGGGCCAGACTCTTCTCGGAGAGCCCGTACGGCGACGTGTGGATCGAGCAGGTCGCGGAGATCGCGGGCGTCTCCCGGGGGCTGCTGTACCACTATTTTCCGACGAAACGTGATTTCTTCGCGGCGGTCGTGGAGCGGGAGAGCGAGCGGATGCTGCGGATGACGGCCGCCGAACCCGGCGTGCCCGCCCGCGAACAGCTCACCGCGGCCCTCGACGTCTACCTCGACTACGTCCACACCCACGCGCACGGCTTCCGTGCCTTCCACCGCGCGGAGGCGTCCGGCGACCAGGCCGTGCGCCGCGTCTACCGGCAGGCCCAGTCCGCTCAGGAACGCCAGATCCTGGCGGCCCTCGCCGCCGACCCCGAGTTCGGCCCCGCCCTGGAGCAGCGCCCCGACATCCGCCTCGCGGTACGCGGTTGGCTCGCCTTCACCACGCACGTCTGCCTGGAGTGGCTGCGCACCGAGGAGCTGACGCGGGAACAGGTGCGAGACCTGTGCGCGCGGG